A window of Chloracidobacterium sp. N contains these coding sequences:
- a CDS encoding ATP/GTP-binding protein produces MTFINYAAREINCKLVYYGPGLGGKTTNLQYIYDTTSPQAKGKLISLATETDRTLFFDFLPLELGTVRGFKTRFHLYTVPGQVFYDASRKLILKGVDGVVFVADSQEERMDANIESLWNLEQNLKAQGYDLMKIPYVLQLNKRDLPSALPVEELKKELMRKGEPVFEAVAYKGTGVFDTLKAVAKQVLVELKKGGG; encoded by the coding sequence TTGACGTTCATCAATTACGCTGCCCGTGAAATCAACTGTAAGCTCGTCTATTACGGCCCCGGTCTTGGCGGGAAGACGACGAACCTGCAATATATTTACGACACGACTTCTCCGCAGGCGAAGGGCAAGCTGATCAGCCTGGCCACGGAAACCGACCGGACGCTGTTTTTTGACTTTCTCCCGCTGGAACTCGGCACCGTACGGGGCTTCAAGACCCGTTTCCACCTCTACACCGTGCCGGGACAGGTCTTTTACGACGCCAGCCGCAAGCTGATTCTCAAAGGCGTGGATGGTGTGGTCTTCGTGGCCGACTCGCAGGAAGAGCGTATGGATGCCAACATCGAGTCGCTCTGGAACCTGGAGCAGAACCTCAAGGCGCAGGGCTATGACCTGATGAAAATTCCGTACGTCCTGCAGCTCAACAAGCGTGACCTGCCCAGCGCCCTGCCGGTCGAGGAACTCAAAAAAGAACTCATGCGCAAAGGCGAGCCGGTGTTTGAAGCTGTCGCCTACAAGGGCACGGGTGTTTTCGATACGCTCAAGGCGGTGGCCAAACAGGTACTGGTCGAGCTCAAGAAAGGCGGCGGCTAG
- a CDS encoding enoyl-ACP reductase, translating into MLTGKKGVILGVANKRSIAWGIAQATAQAGATLALNYQNERLEANVRELAATLDNPFVAPCDVTSDADIAAFFEAVKTNFGTLDFLVHAVAYAPKEDLEGAFVDTSREGFRIAHDISAYSLTAVARAALPLMKDHGGSIVTLTYLGSERAVVGYNVMGVAKAALEASVRYLAADLGPYGIRVNAISAGPINTLAARGIQGFTKMLKHHAAVAPLRRPTEVAEVADTALFLVSHMGRGITGEVIYVDGGYHCIGLVPKDEPA; encoded by the coding sequence ATGCTTACCGGTAAAAAAGGTGTGATTCTCGGCGTGGCAAATAAGCGCAGCATCGCCTGGGGGATTGCCCAGGCGACGGCACAGGCCGGTGCAACGCTGGCCCTGAACTACCAGAACGAACGTCTTGAAGCCAACGTCCGTGAACTGGCGGCCACGCTGGACAATCCGTTCGTCGCCCCCTGTGATGTCACCAGTGACGCCGACATTGCGGCGTTCTTCGAGGCTGTCAAAACCAACTTTGGTACGCTGGATTTTCTCGTGCATGCCGTGGCCTACGCGCCCAAGGAAGACCTGGAAGGAGCGTTTGTGGACACCTCCCGCGAAGGCTTCCGCATCGCCCATGACATCAGCGCCTACTCGCTGACGGCTGTGGCGCGGGCAGCACTGCCCCTGATGAAAGACCACGGCGGCAGCATCGTGACGCTGACGTATCTCGGCAGTGAGCGGGCTGTCGTCGGATATAACGTCATGGGCGTGGCCAAGGCGGCGCTCGAAGCCAGCGTCCGGTATCTGGCGGCCGACCTGGGCCCTTATGGCATTCGCGTCAATGCCATCTCTGCTGGTCCGATCAACACGCTCGCCGCGCGGGGCATTCAGGGATTTACCAAAATGCTCAAACACCATGCCGCCGTGGCCCCGTTGCGCCGGCCCACGGAAGTGGCCGAAGTCGCCGACACGGCCCTGTTTCTGGTGTCGCACATGGGGCGTGGTATCACCGGTGAGGTCATTTACGTGGACGGCGGCTACCACTGCATCGGCCTCGTGCCCAAGGATGAGCCGGCCTAG